TGGTGACGTCCTGCGGCTGTTCGAACGGTCCGTCGAGTACGTCAAATTTGGCGTGGTCGACGGAAGGTTTGTGCTTGACCGAATACTCCGAACGCAGATATTCAAGCGGAGTCCGGTCAATGCTTTTTTCCGGCAATATGTTCAGCACCAGCAGAATCGCCGTTCCCAGAAAAGCCAGTGCCAGAAGGATGCGTCTCATAGCGCAATCAGACAATCGTCCCTAAGTTTATGAATAAGAACTACGCGGCAAGTTTGTCGAGCCGTTGACGGAGAACTTCCATCGGCGCCAAACCTACCATTTGATCGACGAGTCTGCCGTTCTTGAAGAACAATACGGTCGGAACGCCGCGAATTTTGAAACGCATCGCAGTTTGCATGTTCTGCGACACGTTTAGTTTGATGATTTTGACTTTGTCCGCATATTCGGGCGCGAGTTCGCGGAGCATGCCGCCTAAGACTTGGCACGGCATGCAGGTCGGTGACCACAAATCCAACATGACTGGCAATTCCGACTTGATAACGTCGTTTTCAAAGGTCTCGTCCGATGTTTCGAGCGGCTTGACGGTGTTGCCGCCGCCGAAGATTTTGTCCATCAATCCCATGATTCTACTCTATCTTTGTGTTTGAAAGTTGTATTCTTTTTCTTCAGGCGGCGTGGCGACAATTTGTTGACCGGCGGCTTTCCATTCGGCAACTCCGTCGCGCAGGCTTGAGGCCTGATAGCCGTGTTTTCTCAAGATGCGCGTCGCTTCTCCCGCGAGCAAGCAATACGGTCCGCGGCAATAGGCGACGACCTGCTGTTCGCGCGGCAGCGTGTCCAGCTGTTTTTCGAGTTTTGCAAGCGGAATCGAAATCGCGTACGGCAAGTGCGAGGCTTCAAATTCATCTTTGGGCCTCACATCGAGCACGATCACTTTCCCGTCTTTGGCAAGCTGCATAAGTTTGCCGCGATCCACGTCCTCAAGCTCATTCGAACTTTCGCGAATTTGTGAGAGAGCCCTGTCCACGTCAGCCAGATGAGTCTCCGCAACCTGTCTGACCATGCTGACCAGCTCATGGACGAGAGGGCTTGCAAGGGAATATATCATGTAAGTACCCTTGCGCTCGGCCTCAACCATTCCGGCTCCTCTCAGGACTTGAAGATGCTGTGAGGTATTAGCGAGGCTCATTCCGGTGTTATCAGCGAGGGTCTCGACACTTTTCGAGCACTCGTGAAGCAACTCGATGATTTCAATCCGCTTAGGGCTTGAAAGGACACGCCCGATTTTGGAAAATTCGTTGTGCAGGGTGTCGCGAAGACGAGTAAGGCTTAACATTTCTCAATTTCTCAATTATACAATTGACTGATTGAGTATACACTCAAATGCTCAAATTGTCAAGAGACCACGCAAGTAGATAGAGGTTTGTGTGACAACTCGACAATCGACCCGGCAGGATCGTTGATTATATAATGGATATTGAAGTTACGAACTGGAA
This region of Calditrichota bacterium genomic DNA includes:
- a CDS encoding thioredoxin fold domain-containing protein, whose product is MGLMDKIFGGGNTVKPLETSDETFENDVIKSELPVMLDLWSPTCMPCQVLGGMLRELAPEYADKVKIIKLNVSQNMQTAMRFKIRGVPTVLFFKNGRLVDQMVGLAPMEVLRQRLDKLAA
- a CDS encoding metalloregulator ArsR/SmtB family transcription factor, with protein sequence MLSLTRLRDTLHNEFSKIGRVLSSPKRIEIIELLHECSKSVETLADNTGMSLANTSQHLQVLRGAGMVEAERKGTYMIYSLASPLVHELVSMVRQVAETHLADVDRALSQIRESSNELEDVDRGKLMQLAKDGKVIVLDVRPKDEFEASHLPYAISIPLAKLEKQLDTLPREQQVVAYCRGPYCLLAGEATRILRKHGYQASSLRDGVAEWKAAGQQIVATPPEEKEYNFQTQR